A part of Camelus bactrianus isolate YW-2024 breed Bactrian camel chromosome 7, ASM4877302v1, whole genome shotgun sequence genomic DNA contains:
- the TMEM139 gene encoding transmembrane protein 139 → MVPSQLWGRLEKPLLFLCCASFFLGLALLGIRPDIAPVAYFFLTLGGLFLLACLLACVLEWGFQSVQTESPGASGSARDNEAFEVPTYEEATVLESQCQPQELDQPPSYSSVVIPPGLEEGQPSQPEEPRRPRLDRRVGSEGSAISGNPRRPPVSLRLRGPRVVSTVPDLQSLWTPATLEPLTPPPAYEVSFGHLDDDVFYGNNWTPP, encoded by the exons aTGGTGCCAAGCCAGTTGTGGGGGCGACTGGAGAAGCCGCTTCTCTTCCTGTGCTGCGCCTCCTTCTTCCTGGGGCTGGCTTTGCTGGGGATACGGCCGGACATCGCCCCTGTTGCTTATTTCTTTCTCACCTTGGGTGGACTCTTCTTGTTGGCCTGCCTCCTGGCCTGTGTTTTGGAATGGGGGTTTCAATCAGTGCAGACCGAGAGCCCAGGGGCGTCAGGCAGTGCACG GGACAATGAAGCCTTTGAGGTGCCAACGTATGAAGAGGCCACGGTGTTGGAATCACAGTGCCAACCCCAAGAGCTGGATCAACCACCCTCCTACAGCAGTGTTGTGATCCCACCAGGACTTGAGGAGGGACAGCCTAGCCAACCAGAGGAGCCCAGGAGACCCCGACTGGATAGGCGAGTGGGCTCAGAGGGGTCTGCAATCTCGGGAAACCCCAGAAGACCTCCAGTCAGCCTTCGGCTTCGGGGACCACGGGTTGTGTCCACCGTTCCTGATCTGCAGAGCTTGTGGACGCCCGCCACACTGGAACCTCTTACTCCACCCCCTGCCTATGAGGTCAGCTTTGGTCACCTTGATGATGATGTTTTCTATGGAAACAACTGGACACCTCCCTAA
- the GSTK1 gene encoding glutathione S-transferase kappa 1 codes for MGPLPRTLDFFYDVLSPYSWLAFEVLCRYKNIWNVSLQLRPTLIAGIMKDSGNQPPAMLPRKATYLKNDIRLLGQHLQVPIHFPKDFFSVILGKGSLTAMRFLTALKMEQPEMLEKVSRELWMRVWSRDEDITQPQSILAAAEKAGMSTGQVRGLLERISTPQVKDQLRETTEAACKYGAFGLPVTVAHLDDQAHMLFGSDRMELLAHLLGEKWMGPVPPAVNARL; via the exons ATGGGGCCCCTGCCGCGGACTCTCGACTTCTTCTACGATGTGCTGTCCCCCTACTCCTGGCTGGCCTTCGAG GTCCTGTGCCGGTATAAGAATATCTGGAACGTCAGCCTGCAGCTGCGGCCCACCTTAATTGCAGGGATCATGAAAGACAGTG GAAACCAGCCACCAGCTATGCTTCCCCGCAAAGCTACATACTTGAAAAATGACATTAGGCTCCTGGGACAGCATCTCCAGGTTCCCATCCACTTTCCTAAGGATTTTTTCTCAGTGATCCTTGGAAAAG gaagTTTGACAGCCATGCGCTTCCTCACTGCTCTGAAAATGGAACAACCGGAGATGCTGGAGAAAGTGTCCAGGGAGCTTTGGATGCGTGTCTGGTCACGG GATGAAGACATCACACAGCCCCAGAGCATCCTGGCC GCTGCAGAGAAGGCTGGCATGTCCACCGGACAAGTCCGGGGTCTTCTGGAAAGGATCTCAACACCACAGGTGAAGGACCAACTCAGGGAGACCACTGAGGCAGCCTGCAAATATGGG GCCTTTGGGCTACCCGTCACCGTGGCCCACCTGGATGACCAAGCACACATGCTGTTCGGCTCTGATAGGATGGAGTTGCTGGCACACCTGCTGG GAGAGAAGTGGATGGGCCCTGTGCCTCCAGCTGTAAATGCCAGACTTTAA
- the TAS2R40 gene encoding LOW QUALITY PROTEIN: taste receptor type 2 member 40 (The sequence of the model RefSeq protein was modified relative to this genomic sequence to represent the inferred CDS: deleted 2 bases in 1 codon; substituted 2 bases at 2 genomic stop codons), with protein sequence MSSSANNAHLYPSGELDGPRQLSGPKRIATVNTDATDKDTTTFKIIFILAVSRTECITGIAGNGFITAIHGAEWVSGKGLPAGDCILLMLIFSRLLLRVWMMPENTYSLLCPVTYNQNAVHTLFKAIIMFLNXSNHWLATWLNIFHCLRITNFTHPLFSVMKRKIMVLIPXLVRLSLLISLCSSFPFSVDILSVSVNSSVPIPSSSFPEKVYMSKTNVVNLVLTPYLGVFIPLIMFILAATLLIISLKRHTLHMASNSTGLGTDPSMEAHMGALKAISSFLIFYIFSAVALFLSMSNIFDVKSSWSILCKTVMAAYPSSHSVLLTLGNPGLKRVWKQFQHPVHLCL encoded by the exons GGCCAAAGAGGATAGCCACAGTGAACACAGATGCCACGGATAAAGACACAACCACATTTAAAATCATCTTCATCTTGGCGGTCTCCAGAACAGAGTGCATCACTGGCATCGCTGGGAACGGCTTCATCACGGCCATCCATGGGGCCGAGTGGGTCAGCGGCAAAGGACTGCCTGCTGGTGACTGCATTCTGTTGATGCTGATCTTTTCCAGGCTCTTGCTACGGGTTTGGATGATGCCAGAGAACACTTACAGTCTACTCTGCCCGGTCACTTATAACCAAAATGCAGTGCATACACTTTTCAAAGCCATCATCATGTTTCTGAACTAGTCCAACCATTGGCTTGCCACATGGCTCAATATCTTCCATTGTCTTAGAATCACAAACTTCACCCACCCTTTGTTCTCCGTGATGAAGAGGAAAATCATGGTGCTGATACCCTGACTTGTGAGGCTCTCACTGTTAATCTCCTTATGCTCCAGCTTCCCCTTCTCTGTAGATATCCTCAGTGTGTCTGTGAATAGTTCTGTTCCTATTCCTTCCTCCAGCTTCCCTGAGAAGGTGTACATGTCCAAGACCAACGTGGTCAACTTGGTTCTCACCCCTTACCTGGGGGTCTTCATTCCTCTGATCATGTTCATCCTTGCAGCCACCCTACTGATCATCTCTCTCAAGAGACACACCCTACACATGGCCAGCAATTCCACAGGGCTC GGGACCGACCCCAGCATGGAGGCTCACATGGGAGCCCTCAAAGCTATCagctcttttctcattttctacattttcagTGCCGTTGCTCTATTTCTTTCCATGTCCAACATCTTTGATGTCAAAAGTTCCTGGAGCATTTTGTGCAAAACCGTCATGGCTGCCTACCCATCCAGCCACTCAGTGCTATTGACCTTGGGCAACCCTGGGCTGAAAAGAGTGTGGAAGCAGTTTCAGCACCCAGTTCATCTTTGCCTGTAG